From the genome of Saccharomyces eubayanus strain FM1318 chromosome X, whole genome shotgun sequence, one region includes:
- the NCA3 gene encoding SUN family protein NCA3: protein MKFSTAALLSSVASVALAAPAPADGHHGDHHKDGKPAVVTVTQYIESNADATAAAPSAATTTTLTSSEHKRGNGFQDGTVKCSDFPSANGVVSLDWLGYGGWASVMDMDANYSSECQDGYYCSYACEPGMSKTQWPSNQPSDGKSIGGLLCKNGYLYRTNTDTSDLCSTDQTSAKAVNKKSDSIALCRTDYPGSENMVIPTLVDGGDSQPISVINEDTYFQWQGKKTSAQYYVNNAGVSVEDGCIWGTSGSDVGNWAPIVLGAGYTNGEAYLSLIPNPNSNEAANFNVKIVASNGGDVQGNCAYEDGSFTGDGSDGCTVSVLSGSAEFVFY, encoded by the coding sequence ATGAAGTTTTCCACAGCTGCGTTATTATCTTCCGTCGCTTCCGTGGCTCTTGCTGCTCCCGCTCCTGCTGACGGCCATCATGGAGACCACCACAAGGACGGAAAGCCTGCCGTCGTCACCGTCACCCAGTATATAGAGTCCAATGCCGATGCTACGGCCGCTGCGCCTTCTGCCGCCACTACCACCACTTTGACCTCTTCGGAACACAAGCGTGGTAACGGGTTCCAGGACGGTACCGTCAAATGTTCCGACTTTCCCTCCGCCAACGGTGTAGTTTCCTTGGATTGGCTAGGATATGGTGGATGGGCCTCAGTGATGGACATGGACGCCAATTACTCGTCGGAATGTCAAGACGGGTACTACTGTTCCTACGCTTGCGAACCCGGTATGTCGAAGACTCAATGGCCTTCTAACCAGCCAAGCGACGGCAAATCCATCGGTGGTCTGTTGTGTAAAAACGGTTATCTGTACCGTACCAACACGGACACTAGCGACTTGTGTTCGACTGACCAGACATCTGCCAAGGCTGTCAACAAGAAATCCGACTCCATCGCTCTTTGTAGAACTGATTACCCAGGCTCTGAAAACATGGTCATTCCCACTCTAGTGGATGGGGGTGATTCCCAACCCATCTCCGTTATCAATGAGGACACTTATTTCCAATGGCAGGGTAAAAAGACATCCGCTCAATACTACGTTAACAATGCAGGTGTTTCCGTAGAGGATGGTTGTATCTGGGGCACTTCTGGTTCAGACGTCGGCAACTGGGCTCCAATAGTCTTGGGTGCTGGTTACACCAATGGCGAAGCGTATCTGTCGTTGATTCCAAACCCTAACAGTAACGAAGCTGCTAACTTCAACGTCAAAATTGTTGCATCCAACGGTGGTGACGTTCAAGGTAACTGTGCCTATGAAGACGGTTCCTTCACCGGCGATGGTTCTGATGGCTGTACAGTCTCCGTTCTATCTGGTTCTGCTGAATTTGTCTTCTATTAA
- the ASF1 gene encoding nucleosome assembly factor ASF1: MSIVSLLGIKVLNNPAKFTDAYEFEITFECLESLKNDLEWKLTYVGSSRSLDHDQELDSILVGPVPIGVNKFIFSADPPSAELIPASELVSVTVILLSCSYDGREFVRVGYYVNNEYDEEELRENPPAKVQVDHIVRNILAEKPRVTRFNIVWDNENEGDLYPPEQPGVDEEDDDEEDDDDDEEEDDDVDEEEENEDEENGEEEAEEEAEEDGDEEEKTEDNETNLEEEEEDIENSDGDEDEAEEEVGPSNGHEDGSDKKRRKTEEQPTDIESTPKDTAPPTN; encoded by the coding sequence atgtCAATTGTATCACTATTAGGTATCAAAGTTTTAAACAATCCTGCTAAATTCACAGACGCTTATGAATTCGAAATCACTTTTGAGTGTTTAGAGTCTTTAAAGAATGATTTGGAATGGAAACTGACCTACGTCGGTTCGTCCCGTTCTCTGGACCATGATCAGGAACTCGACTCCATCTTGGTTGGCCCGGTCCCGATTGGTGTTAACAAATTCATATTCTCTGCCGATCCTCCCTCCGCCGAACTAATTCCTGCCAGTGAGTTGGTTAGTGTGACCGTTATCCTACTAAGTTGTTCCTATGACGGGAGGGAGTTTGTTAGAGTGGGCTACTACGTAAATAACGAGTACGATGAGGAAGAGTTAAGAGAGAACCCGCCAGCAAAGGTTCAGGTCGACCATATTGTAAGAAATATACTAGCTGAAAAGCCAAGAGTCACAAGGTTTAACATCGTTTGggataatgaaaatgaaggaGACCTGTATCCGCCTGAACAACCGGGCGTAGATGAGGAGGACGATGACGAGGAggacgatgacgacgatgaggaagaagatgatgacgttgacgaagaagaagagaacgaagacgaagagaACGGAGAGGAGGAGGCTGAGGAGGAAGCCGAAGAAGATGGCGACGAAGAGGAGAAGACCGAAGATAATGAAACGAATCttgaagaggaggaggaagatATAGAAAACAGCGATGGCGACGAAGACGaggctgaagaagaagtaggCCCCTCAAACGGGCATGAAGACGGCAGTGacaagaagaggaggaaaaCAGAGGAGCAGCCCACAGATATCGAGTCCACGCCAAAGGACACAGCACCCCCAACCAATTAG